CACCGAGCGCGGGATCGACACGGTCCTGGTCGACACCGCCGGTCGCCTGCAGAACAAGGCCGGGCTGATGGACGAGCTCGGCAAGGTCAAGCGGGTGATCGAGAAGCAGGCGCCGGTCACCGAGGTGCTGCTCGTGCTGGACGCGACCACCGGTCAGAACGGCCTGGTCCAGGCCCGCGTCTTCGCCGAGATCGTCGACGTCACCGGCATCGTGCTGACCAAGCTCGACGGCTCGGCCAAGGGCGGCATCGTGGTCGCCGTGCAACGCCAGCTCGGCGTACCCGTCAAGCTGGTCGGCCTCGGCGAGGGACCCGACGACCTGGCGCCGTTCGACGCCGGCGCGTTCGTCGACGCACTGCTCGGCTGACCGCTGCGTCGACGGGCGAGACCCGCCCGAGTTCACACAGCCGTAACACGTGGCGCGCAAACCGTTGCACGACGGCAACACGGCACGTCGTACGACGAAACCTCGGCGACCCAGTCTGTGACCCGACAGGGTGACCGGTCCCGGACGGCGTTGTTCGTGCCCGGTCGCCCATCTGGACACACTTTCCTGGAGGTTCCATGGACGGCTACTACGCCTGGATGATCGTGGCGACAGCCTTCGTCCTGATGATGACCACGCCGGCGCTCGCACTGTTCTACGGCGGCATGACCCGCTCGAAGTCCGTCCTCAACATGATGATGATGTCCTACGTCTCGCTCGCGGTCGTCGGCATCGTGTTCGTCCTGTGGGGATGGTCCGAGGGCTGGGGCGGCGACGGCATCGGGAACGGCAACGGCAAGCTCTTCGCCAACCCGTTCAGCATGTTCGGCCTCTCGGGGGTCTCGCACGGCAACTACATCTACGTGCTCTTCCAGCTCACCTTCGCGGTGATCACGGCGGCGCTGATCTCGGGCGCGATCGCCGACCGGGTGAAGCTCTCCTCCTGGATCGTCTTCCTGCCGATCTGGGTCACACTCTGCTACTTCCCGATCGCCCACAACGTGTGGGGCGGCGGCTGGTTCTACTCGAAGTTCGCCAACCTGGACTACGCCGGGGGCACGGTCGTGCACATCAACGCCGGCATCGCGGGCGGCGTGCTGGCGCTGATCATCGGCAAGCGGGTCGGCTTCATGCGCGACCCGATGAAGCCGCACAACCTGACCCTCACCATGATCGGCGCGGGCCTGCTGTGGTTCGGCTGGTACGGCTTCAACGTCGGCTCGATCGTCTTCACCTCGGACGCGCTGAGCAGCCCGGCGAAGTTCTCCGCGCAGTTCTACAGCGAGACCGGCGTGACGTTCATGAACACGACGGTGGCCACGATGGCGGCGATGCTCGCCTGGCTGCTGATGGAGCGGATCATGCACGGCAAGGCGACCTCCCTCGGCGCGGCCTCGGGCGTCGTGGCCGGGCTGGTGGCGATCACGCCCGCCTGCGGTGCGGTGAACACGCTCGGTGCGCTGATCGTCGGTGCGGTCGCCGGCGCGGGCTGCGCCTACGCGGTCGGCCTCAAGTACAAGTTCGGGCTCGACGACTCGCTCGACGTCGTCGGCGTCCACCTGGTCGGTGGCATCCTCGGCTGCGTGCTGATCGGCTTCGTCGGGACCGACAAGTCGCCCCAGGGCGTCGACGGTCTCTTCGGGACCATGAACGGCCTGTTCTACGGCGGCAACGCGACCCTGCTGGGCCACCAGGTCCTCGGGGTCCTGTTCACCGTGGTCTGGACCGGCGTGCTCACGACCGTGATCGGCCTGGCCATCAAGTACACGATCGGCTGGCGGGTCAGCGAGGACGAGGAGATCGACGGCATCGACTTCGCCGAGCACGGCGAGTCCGCCTACGACCTCGACGGCCGGTCGGGCTCGGTGCTGGGCGGCAGCACCGGCGTCCTGGCACCCGCGCACGCGGCAGCCCCCTCCACCTCCACCGAAGGAGCCATGGCATGAAGCTCATCACCGCGGTGATCAAGCCGCACAAGTGGGAAGAGGTCCGCGAGGCCCTCGAGACCTTCGGGGTCACCGGCATGACCGTCTCGGAGGTCAGCGGCTACGGCCGGCAGAAGGGCCACACCGAGGTGTACCGCGGCGCCGAGTACGACATCGCCTTGGTGCCCAAGATCCGGATCGAGATCGTCGTGGACGACGGCGACGCCGAGGACATCGTCGGCATCGTGCAGAAGACGGCGCAGACCGGCCGGATCGGGGACGGCAAGGTCTGGGTCAGCCCGGTCGACACGGTCGTCCGGGTGCGCACCGGTGACCGTGACAGCGCGGCCATCTGAGAGGTCGTCGTGCGAACCCCGCCGGCTGTCGGGCCGGCGGGGTTCGTCATGGGCGGGGTGGCTCCCGGCCCGGGCGAACCGGAGACTGTGGTGGTGGACAGGGCTGGACGGACCGCGGCGGCCGACGAGCTGTGCGTGTCGGCGTACGCCGCCGCGCAGGCGCCGGAGACCGGCTGCGCGCTGGTGGCCGTGGGCGGCTACGGCCGCGGTGAGCTCGCGCCGTACTCCGATCTCGACGTGGTCCTCGTGCACGAGGCGGCGGTCGGGCTGGGCGATGCCGGCGAGCGGATCTGGTACCCCCTGTGGGACTCCGGGGCGAAGCTCGACCACTCGGTCCGCAGCGAGCAGGACGTCATCGAGCAGGCCGACGCCGACGTGCGGGTCGCGCTGGGCCTGCTCGACGTGCGGCACCTGGCCGGCGACCCCAACCTGACCCTGCGGCTGCGCTCGTCGGTGCTCGCGCACTGGCGTCGCACGGCACGCAGCCGGCTGCCGGCGCTGCGCGAGCTGGTCGCCAAGCGGCATGCCCTGATGGGCGAGCTGGCGCACCTGTCGGTGCCCGACCTGAAGGAGTCCGAGGGCGGCCTGCGCGACGCCACGGTGCTCAAGGCCCTGGTCGCGACGTGGCTTGTCGACGTTCCCCACGTCGACCTGGAGCGGTCCCGCCGGACCCTGCTGGACGTGCGCGACGCGTTGCACGGGGTGGCCGGCCGGGCCACGGACCGGGTCGCACCCGAGCTGTGGGACGACCTGGCCGACGCGCTGGACCTCGAGGGCGCCGACGACGCCCAGCGGCAGGTCCGCCAGCTCGGCCGTCGGATCACCCATCTGTCCCGGCTCACCTGGCGACGGGTCGACGGCGTGCTGGCGCGGCCCAGCAGCGGCCGCCGTGCGGAGCTGGAGACGGTCGAGCCGGGAGTGGCGCTGTCGGCGGGGGAGGTCGTGCTGACCCGTGACGCACGGCCGGCCGACGACCCGACGCTGCTGCTCCGGGCGGCCGCCGTCGCGGCCGAGCGCGACCTGGAGCTGGCGCCGGCGACCGCGGCCCGGCTGGTCGCGGAGTGTCCGGCGCTGCCCGAGCCCTGGCCGCCGGGCGCCCGGCAGGCGCTGGTGCGGCTGCTGGCCGCGGGGACCGGGCTGCTCCCGGTGTGGGAGACCCTCGAGGAGACCGGGGCCCTCGACGCCGTACTCCCCGAGTGGGAGCGGATCCGGCTGCTCCCGCACGCGTCGGCGATCCACCGCTTCACCGTCGACCGGCACGTCGTCGAGACCTGCCGGGAGGCGGCCCGGCTGATCCGCGGGGTCGCCCGGCCCGACGTGCTGCTCGTGGCGTGCCTGCTGCACGACATCGGGAAGGGCGGGCTGACCGAGCACAGCGTCGCGGGGGAGCCGCTGGCACGCCGGATCGCGACCCGCATGGGCTTCGACGACGACGCCGTGGCCTTGGTCGGGCTGCTGGTCCGCCACCACCTGGCTCTCGTCGACACCGCGACGACCCGCGACCCTGCTGACCCGGCGACCGCTCGACAGCTCGCCGACCGGCTGCCGGACGCCGAGGCCCTGTCACTCCTCCTGGCCCTGACCGAGGCCGACGCAAGGGCCACCGCACCGCAGGCGTGGTCGTCGTGGCGGGCCGGCCTGGTCCGTGAGGTGGCGGCGCGCACCGCGACCCTGCTCGGGGAGCCGGCAACCCTGCTCGAGGGTCACCAGGAGGTGTCAGTCCCCCGGGAGGTACGACGTCGGGGAGCGGTGTCGATCCAGGTCGAGCCGGCCGAGGGGGGAGCCCGGGTGACGCTGCTCGCTCCCGACCGGGTGGGTCTGCTGGCCGACGCGGCCGCGCTGTTCGCGCTCCAGCGGGCCTCGGTCCGCTCCGCCCGGGCCTGGTCGCAGGACGACATCGGCGTCTCGGTCTGGGACGTCGCCGACGAGCACCTCGACGAGGCGGTCCTGCGCAACCGGTTCGAGGCGATCGTGGCCGGCCGGGTCGACCCCGGTGCCCGGCTGCGGGGCGACCCGTCCCGGATCGCGCCGACCGTCGTCGTACGCCCGGAGGCCTCGACCCGCTCCACCGTGATCGAGGTGCGCACCGCCGACCGCCCGGGCGTGGTCCACCAGGTCTGCGCCGCGCTGGCCGCCCTCGACCTGACCGTCCGCTCGGCCCACGTCGACACCCTCGGACCCCAGGCGGTCGACGTCTTCTACGTCCAGGAGGCGCACGCCGGGGCGCTGTCCGACACCCGGGCCGCGGAGGCCGCGCACGGGGTGCGCGAGGCGCTCTCCTGAGGCGTGGGTACGCCGGTCAGTAGCCGCAGTGCGGGCCGCGGATGCGGACGGCGCGTGGCGTGCCGTCGGGGTGGAACTCCAGGCGCAGGGGATCGTCCTCGCCCGCGGGCGTCGGGGTGACCGCCCCCGTGCGGCGACCGAGCCGGCCCGGGCCGCGCTGGTGGGCGACGACCGCGACCGCGGCGAGGGCGAGGATCAGCAGGGCGCCCACCACGGTGCCCAGCACCGGGCCCAGCAGCGTGTCCACAGGCACATCGTGCCGGTCGGACGCCGCCGCGACAAGGGCCACCCGGGCCAGGCCGGTTAGGCTGGAACCCTCCACCGACCACCCCGAGGACTGACTTGTTCGCCACGCTCTCCGACCGGCTCGCCGACACCTTCAAGAACCTCCGCGGCAAGGGCCGCCTCTCCGAGGCCGACATCGACGCGACCGCCCGTGAGATCCGGATCGCCCTGCTCGAGGCCGACGTCGCGCTGCCGGTGGTCCGCCAGTTCGTGGACGCGGTCAAGGAGCGGGCGCGGGGCGAAGAGGTCAGCGGTGCGCTGAACCCCGCCCAGCAGGTCATCAAGATCGTCGACGAGGAGCTGGTCGCGATCCTCGGCGGCGAGACCCGTCGTCTGCGCTACGCCAAGACGGCGCCGACCGTGATCATGCTGGCCGGCCTCCAGGGTGCCGGCAAGACGACCTTGGCCGCGAAGCTGGCGCTCTGGCTCAAGGAGCAGGGCAAGCAGCCGGTGCTGGTCGCCGCGGACCTCCAGCGCCCCAACGCCGTCAACCAGCTCCAGGTGAACGGCGAGCGGGCCGGTGTACCGGTCTTCGCCCCCGAGCCCGGCAACGGCGTCGGCGACCCGGTCGAGGTCGCCCGCAGCTCGATCGAGGAGGCCCGCCGCAAGCTGTACGACGTGGTGATCGTCGACACCGCCGGCCGGCTCGGCGTGGACGCCGACATGATGCAGCAGGCGGCCGACATCCGGGACGCGGTCAGCCCCGACGAGATCCTCTTCGTCGTCGACGCGATGATCGGCCAGGACGCCGTGACCACGGCCCAGGCCTTCCTCGACGGTGTCGGGTACGACGGCGTGGTCCTGACCAAGCTCGACGGCGACGCCCGCGGTGGTGCGGCGCTGTCGATCGCCAGCCTGACCGGCAAGCCGGTGATGTTCGCCAGCAGCGGCGAGAAACTCTCCGACTTCGACGTCTTCCACCCCGACCGGATGGCCTCACGGATCCTCGACATGGGTGACGTGATGACCCTGATCGAGCAGGCCGAGAAGTCCTTCGACCAGGAGCAGGCGCTCAAGGCCGCCAACAAGCTGAGCGGGCAGGGCGGTGAGTTCACCCTCGACGACTTCCTCGAGCAGATGCAGCAGGTCCGCAAGCTCGGCTCGATGTCGAAGATCATGGGGATGCTGCCCGGGATGGGCCAGTACCGCGACCAGCTGGAGAACTTCGACGAGCGCGAGATCGACCGGCTCCAGGCGATCATCCAGTCGATGACGCCGGCCGAGCGGGCCAACCCCAAGATGATCGACGGCTCGCGGCGGGCCCGGATCGCACGGGGCTCGGGGCGTCAGGTCTCCGACGTGAACAGCCTGGTCGACCGGTTCTTCGAGGCCCGCAAGATGATGATGTCGTTCGCCAAGGGTGGCGGCATGCCCGGCCTCCCGGGGATGCCGGGCATGGCCGGTGGCGGCAAGCGCGGCAAGGCCAAGCAGGCGGCCAAGAACAAGCAGGGCAAGGGCCGCCGCGTCTCCGGCAACCCCGCCAAGGCGGCGGCTGCTGCCCAGGCGAGCAAGGACAAGGCACCGGCCGCGTCGGCGAACCCGTTCGGCAACCCTGACGGCGAGGACCTCGACTACGAGAAGGCCGCGGCCGCGCTCGACCTGCCGAAGGACTTCTCGAAGTTCCTCAAGTGACCGCCGTGCTGGTCGTCGACGGCGCGAACGTCGTCGGCGCCCGGCCGGACGGCTGGTGGAAGGACCGCGCGGGTGCCGCCCGGCGCCTGCACGAGCAGCTGATGACCGCCGAGATCGACGACGACATCGTGCTGGTGCTCGAAGGTGCGGCCAAGGCCGGGGTCCGGGCCGGTCGCGACGGCCACGTGACCGTGGTCCACGCACCCCAGGACGGTGACGCCGAGATCGTGCGGCAGGCCCACCGGGCCGCCGACTCCGGGGCGACGGTGCGGGTGGTGACCGCCGACCGGCTGCTCGCCGCGCGGGTGGCCAAGGCCGGCCCCACCGTCGGCCCGACCTGGCTGCTCGACCAGCTGGACTGACGTCGTTCGATAGCGGACAGATCTTGTCCGCCAGGCGTCCTACGGTCTGGTCATGACGACGACCGCCACCCTCGCCCCGGCCACCACCATCGACTGGCCGGTCCGCGGCCGCTTCGACCTCGCCCAGTCCATCGGCTTCGGCTTCGGCGGCCGGCCCGCCGCCCGCGGGAGCGCGATGCGGCTCGCCTTCGTCGTCGACGGGTACGACGCCCACGCCGGCGTCGGGGTCACCCAGCTCGCGCCCGACGTCGTCCGCTTCGAGGTCGTCGGCGGCGCCGATCCCGAACGGGTGGCCGCCCAGGCCGCGCGGGTGCTCTCGCTCGACGAGGACGCCACCGGCTACGACCGGATGGTCGACGCCGACCCGGTGCTCCGGGAGGCCTACGCCCGGCGACCTGGGCTGCGGCCGCCGCTGTTCTCCTCGGCGTACGAGGCCCTGGTGTGGGCGGTGCTCTCCGCGCGCCGCCCAGCCGCCCGGATGGCCGTGGTCCGCGAACGGCTGGCTCGCGCCCACGGGCAGGTGCTCGAGGTCGCCGGCGAGTCGGTCGCGGCCGTGCCCACGCCCGACCAGCTGCTGGCCGTGTCCGACTTCCCGGGCATCCCGGAGGTCGCGCTCCGGCGGATGCACGCGATCGCTGCGGCCGCGCGCGCCGGTGAGCTCGACACCGAGGCGCTCCGGATGGGCGAGGTCGGCGAGGTCGGCGACCGGCTCCGGGGCTTCGCCGGGATCGGGCCGTTCTACTCCGAGCTGGTCACGGTGCGGGCGCTCGGCCACACCGACGTGCTGCCGACGTGCGAGCCACGGGTGCTGGCCGCGACCGCCGCCCGCGTCGGCAGCCCCTCGTTGGGCCTCGACGACTTCGCCGCGATCGCCGAGGCGTGGCGTCCCTGGCGGACCTGGGCCTGCGTGGCCCTCCGCGCCGCGGCGTCCTGACCACCGGAGCGTGGTGCTCGGCCTCGGCCCTGGTACGGGATCTGGAACGGGGTGTCGCGCGTCAGCACCGGCTCGGAGCGGGAAGTGGATCAGGGTGCTGTGCCTCAGCGCCTGGGCTGAGGCGGGAAGTGGATCGGGGTGTTCCACCTCCGGGTCCACGCCCGGGCCCGGTCAGGCAGCGACCTCCGCCGCCCGGCCGATCGCCAGGGCCAGCGCCCCCATCACCTCGGCCCGCCCACCGAAGCGCCCGGACACCACGGTGACCGACGCGGCCGCTTCGGGGTGGGCGTAGCGGTCGACGCCGGCCCGGATCGACTCGACCAGTGTCGGGGAGGCGCCGAGCGAGCCACCGACCACGAGCATCCCGGGGTTGAGCGTCGTGCAGACCCCCGCCAGCACCCGCCCGACCGTCTGACCGGCGTCGGTGAGCACCCGACGTACGGCGGTCTCGCCGCGGGCGTCGAGGGCCAGCAGCCCGGGCAGGTCGAGCCCGACTCCGTAGACCGGCCGGAGCAGGTCGAGCAGCCGGCTCGTCGACACCTCGGTCTCGAGGCAGCCGCGGCTTCCGCACCGGCACACGTCGCCGTGCTCCCGTGCCAGGACGTGGCCGACCTCGCCGGCCAGCCCGGCCACCCCATGGTGCAGCCGGCCGCCGAGGATCAGCCCGGCGCCGACGCCGCTGGCGAGCTTGACGTAGAGCACGTCGGTCTCGCCCCGTGCGGCGCCGTGCTGGTGCTCGGCCATCGCGCCGAGGTTGGCGTCGTTGTCCACGACCACCGGAAGGCCGAGCCGCTGCGCGAGCTCGTCGGCCGGCGCCAGCTCGTGCCAGCCCGGGAGCACCGCGTGGTCCACGCGCGCCGAGCGTCGGTGGATCGGTCCGGGGACGCACAGCCCGACCACCAGCAGCTCCGACATCGGGGTGCCGGCCTCGGCCGCCACCTGCCGGACCAGGTCGGCGGCCAGGTCCAGGGTGGTGCTGCCCTGGGGGTCGGCGTCGGTGACCACGTCGACCTCGGCTCGGATCCGGGCGGCGCGGTCCGAGACCGCTACCCGGACGTGTCCGTGCCCGATGTCCACGCCCGCCACACCGCCCGGGCGCAGCGCGAGCGCCACCAGCAGGGGCGGCCGCCCGCTCCCGCCCTTGTGCGGAGTACCCCGCTCGGAGGTCTCGACCACCAGGCCGCTCTCCAGCAGCTCGGAGACCAGGCTGGAGACCGTGGTTCGCGACAGCCCCGAGCCCCGGGCGAGGTCGGCCCGGCTCTGCGGCCCGCCCGAGGCCAGGAGCGCGGTGACCGCGCGCAGGTTGCTGCCGCGCAGCTGGGCGAGAGAGCGTCCGGGCACAGCGGCAGGCTAGACGCTTTCGTCCCGACGTCGGACTAATGGCCGCCGGCCGACACCGATTTCCGCCTGGTCTCGGATGAATCGCGCTCCCGCCATCAGGGTCTCAGTCGACCTGGCCGGGCTTCTCCACACCGAGCTGCTCGAGCTCCTGCTCGGCGATCGGGTGGATCGGTACGGCGTCGAGGTGACGGGTCCGCACGGCGGCGAACGTCCAGAGCTTGTTGAGCACGAACGACAGGGGCGTCACCACGACAATCACGATCAGCTGTGCCCAGTACAGCCGGGTGCGCAGACCCGAGCTGTCGTCCAGTGGGTCGGTGGGCAGCGACAACGGCGACCCGTGGTGCATCAGCAGGGTCAGCAGCACCAGCCCGATCGCCTGGCCGAGCAGGCCGACCGCGAAGAACGGCCAGTACTCCTTGACCCAGCGGGCGTGCTTGCCGCTGCGGAACGTCCACGACCGGTTGAGCTGGAAGTTCCAGAGGTTCGCGACCACGAAGGCGGCCGTGGAGTAGAGGTGGTACCACCTCACGTGGAAGCTGGTCGGCCGCAGTGCGAACAGCGCCACCTCCGGGTCCGGGCCGAGCCGCTTCACGATCACCAGCGCCACGAGGTTCACGACCACCCCGGTGCCCCCGACCAGGGCGAACCGCACGAACTGCGCGGCGTTCCTGCGGGTCCGGCTCAGTGTCTCGGTCCGGGTCGTGCTCACAGTTCGGCACCTTATCCGGGGACCCCTGAGCCGCCGGTCTCCACAGCCCGCCCCGGGGTACGACGTCGTACCCCGGGCAGCCGGTAGCGTCGCCGCCATGACCTTGAGGTTCCGCGGCCCGGTGCTGCCCGACGGCGAGGTGCGCGACCTGTACGTCGTCGACGGGCGGGTCACCCTCGAGCCGGTCGCCGGCGCGGAGACCGCTGCGGAGGGCTGGATCGTGCCCGGCCTGGTCGACGCGCACTGCCACATCGGACTCGACGAGCACGGCGCGGTCGACGAGGCGACCATCGAGCAGCAGGCCCGCGACGACCGCGACGCCGGCGCCCTGCTGCTGCGCGACTGCGGCTCGCCGGCCGACACCCGCTGGGTGCAGGAGCGCGACGACCTGCCGCGGCTGATCCGCTGCGGTCGCCACCTGGCCCGGACCCGTCGCTACATCCGCAACTACGCCCACGAGGTCGAGCCCGACGACCTGCCCGGCTGGGTCGCCCGCGAGGCGCAGGCCGGCGACGGCTGGGTCAAGCTGGTGGGTGACTGGATCTCCCGCGAGGAGGGCGACCTGGCGCCGTCGTTCCCGGCCGAGGCCTTCGCCGCCGCCATCGCGACGGCGCACGAGCACGGCGCCCGGGTCACCGCGCACTGCTTCGGCGAGACCGTGCTGCCCGAGCTGATCGAGGCGGGCATCGACTGCATCGAGCACGGCACCGGCCTGACCACCGACCTGGTCGAGACGATGGCCGCGCGGGGGACGGCGCTGGTGCCGACCGCGGTGCAGCTGAACAACTTCCCCGGCTACGCCGACGCCGGGCGTGAGCGGTTCCCGTCGTACGCCGACCACATGCTGGCTCTGTACGAGAGTCGCCGCGAGACGATCATGGCGGCCTACGACGCCGGCGTACCGATCTTCGCCGGCACCGACGCCGGCGGCGTGCTGCCGCACGGCGGCATCGCCGACGAGGTGGCCGAGCTGGCGGCGTACGGCATGCCGGCCGAGTACGCGCTCGGCGCCGCCAGCTGGCGGGCGCGCGAGTGGCTCGGCTGGAACGCGACCCTCGACGAGGGCGCGCCCGCCGACTTCGTGGTCTACCCCCGCGACCCCGTCGCCGATCTCTCGGTGCTGCGCGAGCCGTCCGCCGTGGTGCTCCGCGGGCGAGTGGTGTGAAGGAGCCGCAGCTGGTCGCGGCCCTGCGCGCCGCGGGCTGCGTCTTCGCCGAGGACGAGGCGCGGCTGCTGATCGAGGAGGCGAGCTCGCCCGGCGAGCTGATGGCCTGGGCCGCCCGGCGGATGGGCGGGGAGCCGCTGGAGCAGATCGTCGGGTGGGCCGCGTTCGCCGGCCAGCGGATCGCGGTCGCCCCGGGGGTCTTCGTGCCGCGTCGGCGCTCCGAGCTGCTGGTGACCGTGGCCGGCCGGGCTCCGGCCCGGGTGGTCGTGGACCTGTGCTGCGGGACCGGCGCGCTCGGCGCTGCGCTGGCCGCCCTCTGGCCGGCGGCCGAGGTCTACGCGACCGACACCGACCCCGCGGCGGTCGCGTGCGCGCGACGCAACCTGCCGCCGGAGCGGGTCCTGGCCGGTGACCTGTACGCCGCGCTGCCGGGCGACCTGCAGGGGCGGGTCGACCTGCTGGTGGTCAACGCGCCGTACGTCCCGACCGACGAGATCGCGACCATGCCTCCCGAGGCCCGCGACCACGAGCACCGCGTCGCCCTCGACGGCGGGCCCGACGGTCTCGACGTGCAACGCCGGGTCGTTGCCGGGGCCCCGGAGTGGCTCGCCCCCGGCGGCCGGCTGCTGGTCGAGACGAGTCGTGGGCAGGCCGACCGCACGGCGGCACTGTTCGGGGCGGCCGGGTTCGCGGCCGTGGTCGAGACCGATGACGACCTCGCCGGCACCGTGGTGGTCGGCACCCGGCCCGTCGCCCTGTGACGCGCGCCCCCGGGTCGGCGCGCTCGGCCCACGTCGTACCGATTCGGACCACCCGCGCGGGTCTGGCAGAATGACGCGCTGAGTCTGCGTGCACCGGACCCTCTCACCCGGGGCGGCGCAGCCCACCGAGACGATCGCCCGTGTCCCCACGTGGCGCGTGAAGTCTCACCCACACTCAACGTTCGAGGAGACACCACAACCGTGGCAGTCAAGATTCGCCTGAAGCGCATGGGCAAGGTCCGTGCGCCGCACTACCGCATCGTCGTCGTCGACTCGCGCAAGAAGCGCGACGGCCGGGTGCTCGAGGAGATCGGGCTCTACCACCCCAAGGAGGAGCCGTCGTTCATCAACGTCGTCTCCGACCGGGCGCAGTACTGGCTCGGCGTGGGTGCGCAGCCCTCCGAGGCTGTCGCCAAGATCCTCAAGATCACCGGCGACTGGCAGACCTTCAAGGGGCTCAAGGGCACCGACGGCACCCAGAAGTTCGCCGAGGCCAAGCCGAGCAAGCAGGACATCTTCAACGAGGCCCTCAAGGAGTCCGCGAACGAGCCCAAGGGCGAGGCCGTGACCCGCAAGGCCGCCAAGAAGGCTGCGGACAAGCCTGCCGAGGCGAAGGCCGAGAAGGCGGAGAAGGCCGAGAAGCCGGCCGCCGAGGCGAAAGCCGAGGAGCCCGCGACCGAGGCTGCGGCCGAGACGCCTGCGGAGACCCCTGCCGAGGAGGCCGCGCCGGTGCCCGCTGACGAGACCCCCGAGGGTGCTGCCGACGCCGCCGAGACTGCCGAGACCGCCGAGGTCGACGCCGACGCCAAGACCGAGGCCTGATCGTGCTCGCCGAGGCGCTGGAGCACCTGGTCCGTGGCGTCGTGGAGCATCCGGACGACGTCATCGTGCGCGACAAGCAGACGCGTCGTGGCCCGCTGCTCGAGGTCCGGGTCCACCCCGACGACCTCGGCAAGGTGATCGGGCGCAGCGGCCGCACGGCCACGGCGTTCCGCACCGTGATCTCGGCCCTGGCCGGGCGCGAGGGCTCGCGGATCGACTTCGTGGACGTCGACCGCGTGCGCTGACCGACCACAGCTTCGACCTCGAAGGGTGTCGCCCGGGCTCCGGGCGGCACCCTTCGTCGTACCTGCTCGGTTCGACCCCACGCGGCTGCGGGCCCATCCGTCCTGGTCGCGCGAGACCTCTCGGCCGAAACCAACGCTTCTCGGCCAGAATTTCGGCTGGGTAGCGGTGGTTTCCCCGGCGCACCGGGGAAAGCTCCGCCCCCTATCCTGACCGCGTGGAGAGCATCGAGGTGGTCGTCGGGCGCGTCGGGAAGCCCCACGGCATCCGCGGGGAGGTGACCGTCGAGCTCCGCACCGACGAGCCGGGCCGCCGCTTCGCCGTGGGTACGACGTTGCGCGCCGAGCGACCGCGGGGCGCGCCGTCGCCGTGGTCGGAGCTGACTGTGACCGCGACCCGGTGGCACCAGACCACGCTGCTGGTGCGCTTCGAGGAGATCGCTGACCGCAACGCAGCGGAGTCGGCGCGCGGCATCCTGGTCCACGCCACGGTCAGCCCCGACGAGTCGCCCGACGACCCGGAGGAGTTCTACGACCACCAGCTGGTCGGCCTCGCCGCCCACGACCTCGACGGCCGCGCCCTCGGCGAGGTCACCGGCGTGCTGCACGGCGCCCAGGACCTGCTCCAGATCCGGACCCCCGACGGCCGCGACACGCTGGTGCCGTTCGTGGCCGCCCTGGTCCCCGAGGTCGACGTGCCCGGCGGCCGGGTCGTCGTCGCCGACCGGCCCGGCCTGGTCACGGCCTTCCCCGACGAGGAGAGTGCCGACGCGTGAGGGTCGACGTCGTCACGATCTTCCCCGAGTGGTTCACAGCGCTCGACGTCTCGCTGACGGGCAAGGCGCGCACGTCCGGGCTGCTCGACATCACCGTCCACGACCTGCGCGGATGGACCCACGACCGGCACCGCACCGTCGACGACACGCCGTACGGCGGCGGGGCCGGCATGGTGATGCGCCCCGAGCCGTGGGGCGAGGCGCTCGACGCCCTGGCCTCGACCCCGCTCGACCGGCGGGAGGGCGAGCCTGGTGGACGTCCCGTCCTCGTCGTCCCGACGCCGAGCGGCGCGCCGTTCACCCAGTCGACCGCCCGCGACCTGGCCTCCGCCGACCACCTCGTCTTCGCCTGC
This genomic window from Nocardioides cynanchi contains:
- a CDS encoding GtrA family protein; the encoded protein is MSTTRTETLSRTRRNAAQFVRFALVGGTGVVVNLVALVIVKRLGPDPEVALFALRPTSFHVRWYHLYSTAAFVVANLWNFQLNRSWTFRSGKHARWVKEYWPFFAVGLLGQAIGLVLLTLLMHHGSPLSLPTDPLDDSSGLRTRLYWAQLIVIVVVTPLSFVLNKLWTFAAVRTRHLDAVPIHPIAEQELEQLGVEKPGQVD
- a CDS encoding ROK family transcriptional regulator; this encodes MPGRSLAQLRGSNLRAVTALLASGGPQSRADLARGSGLSRTTVSSLVSELLESGLVVETSERGTPHKGGSGRPPLLVALALRPGGVAGVDIGHGHVRVAVSDRAARIRAEVDVVTDADPQGSTTLDLAADLVRQVAAEAGTPMSELLVVGLCVPGPIHRRSARVDHAVLPGWHELAPADELAQRLGLPVVVDNDANLGAMAEHQHGAARGETDVLYVKLASGVGAGLILGGRLHHGVAGLAGEVGHVLAREHGDVCRCGSRGCLETEVSTSRLLDLLRPVYGVGLDLPGLLALDARGETAVRRVLTDAGQTVGRVLAGVCTTLNPGMLVVGGSLGASPTLVESIRAGVDRYAHPEAAASVTVVSGRFGGRAEVMGALALAIGRAAEVAA
- a CDS encoding DNA-3-methyladenine glycosylase family protein, which gives rise to MTTTATLAPATTIDWPVRGRFDLAQSIGFGFGGRPAARGSAMRLAFVVDGYDAHAGVGVTQLAPDVVRFEVVGGADPERVAAQAARVLSLDEDATGYDRMVDADPVLREAYARRPGLRPPLFSSAYEALVWAVLSARRPAARMAVVRERLARAHGQVLEVAGESVAAVPTPDQLLAVSDFPGIPEVALRRMHAIAAAARAGELDTEALRMGEVGEVGDRLRGFAGIGPFYSELVTVRALGHTDVLPTCEPRVLAATAARVGSPSLGLDDFAAIAEAWRPWRTWACVALRAAAS
- a CDS encoding putative protein N(5)-glutamine methyltransferase; the protein is MKEPQLVAALRAAGCVFAEDEARLLIEEASSPGELMAWAARRMGGEPLEQIVGWAAFAGQRIAVAPGVFVPRRRSELLVTVAGRAPARVVVDLCCGTGALGAALAALWPAAEVYATDTDPAAVACARRNLPPERVLAGDLYAALPGDLQGRVDLLVVNAPYVPTDEIATMPPEARDHEHRVALDGGPDGLDVQRRVVAGAPEWLAPGGRLLVETSRGQADRTAALFGAAGFAAVVETDDDLAGTVVVGTRPVAL
- the rimM gene encoding ribosome maturation factor RimM (Essential for efficient processing of 16S rRNA); its protein translation is MESIEVVVGRVGKPHGIRGEVTVELRTDEPGRRFAVGTTLRAERPRGAPSPWSELTVTATRWHQTTLLVRFEEIADRNAAESARGILVHATVSPDESPDDPEEFYDHQLVGLAAHDLDGRALGEVTGVLHGAQDLLQIRTPDGRDTLVPFVAALVPEVDVPGGRVVVADRPGLVTAFPDEESADA
- a CDS encoding amidohydrolase family protein, which produces MTLRFRGPVLPDGEVRDLYVVDGRVTLEPVAGAETAAEGWIVPGLVDAHCHIGLDEHGAVDEATIEQQARDDRDAGALLLRDCGSPADTRWVQERDDLPRLIRCGRHLARTRRYIRNYAHEVEPDDLPGWVAREAQAGDGWVKLVGDWISREEGDLAPSFPAEAFAAAIATAHEHGARVTAHCFGETVLPELIEAGIDCIEHGTGLTTDLVETMAARGTALVPTAVQLNNFPGYADAGRERFPSYADHMLALYESRRETIMAAYDAGVPIFAGTDAGGVLPHGGIADEVAELAAYGMPAEYALGAASWRAREWLGWNATLDEGAPADFVVYPRDPVADLSVLREPSAVVLRGRVV
- a CDS encoding RNA-binding protein — its product is MLAEALEHLVRGVVEHPDDVIVRDKQTRRGPLLEVRVHPDDLGKVIGRSGRTATAFRTVISALAGREGSRIDFVDVDRVR